In Cytobacillus oceanisediminis, the following proteins share a genomic window:
- a CDS encoding CPBP family intramembrane glutamic endopeptidase, whose amino-acid sequence MKSVTADVRFIGGILLAHLLMYFTFQDKSIFWYIFSASLLLLISYSIIMEEVEDKASFGTFITYGVLSGFLLYGLFWAGYSLFEILNLPLVNQVEKLYDRFSPSLIWHYIVLILIIVPGEEVFWRGFVQKRLMKLTTVKLSIILSSLLYSSVHFYSGYWMLAFAALIAGLFWGWLYAWKRSIPLVIVSHLIFDLLMFVLLPFY is encoded by the coding sequence TTGAAGAGTGTTACCGCAGATGTCCGCTTTATTGGCGGGATATTACTCGCTCATCTGCTTATGTATTTTACATTTCAGGATAAATCAATTTTTTGGTATATCTTTTCTGCCTCTTTACTGCTTCTAATCAGTTATTCCATCATAATGGAGGAAGTGGAAGACAAGGCCTCTTTTGGAACATTTATTACCTATGGAGTCCTTTCAGGTTTTCTATTGTACGGACTTTTTTGGGCTGGATATAGTTTATTTGAAATACTCAATCTTCCCCTTGTTAATCAGGTTGAAAAACTATATGACCGTTTTTCACCTTCCCTTATCTGGCACTATATTGTGCTGATTTTAATCATTGTTCCTGGAGAAGAAGTCTTTTGGAGAGGATTCGTTCAAAAGAGATTGATGAAACTTACGACTGTTAAGTTATCCATCATATTATCGTCTCTCCTCTATTCTTCAGTTCATTTTTATTCAGGATACTGGATGCTAGCCTTTGCAGCGTTAATCGCAGGCCTCTTCTGGGGATGGCTATACGCATGGAAAAGAAGCATTCCGCTTGTAATCGTATCCCACCTGATTTTTGACTTATTGATGTTCGTCCTGCTCCCCTTTTATTAG
- a CDS encoding DUF6254 family protein — MTKSKREKERAWTVRKQDQHPHGKVKSLKELSGEKE; from the coding sequence ATGACAAAATCAAAAAGAGAAAAAGAGCGTGCTTGGACGGTAAGAAAGCAGGATCAGCACCCACATGGTAAAGTGAAATCATTAAAAGAACTGTCCGGGGAAAAAGAATAA
- a CDS encoding YkvS family protein: MKKAEVGNIIEFRDGLQGIVEKVNENSVIVDLTYMDNYRDLELDQRTVVNHKNYKVVRESAV; encoded by the coding sequence TTGAAGAAAGCAGAGGTTGGCAATATTATTGAGTTTCGTGACGGCTTACAGGGAATTGTAGAAAAAGTAAATGAGAATTCTGTTATTGTAGATTTAACGTATATGGATAACTACCGTGATTTGGAATTAGATCAAAGAACAGTTGTCAATCATAAAAATTATAAGGTTGTAAGAGAATCCGCAGTATAA